The following is a genomic window from Crossiella equi.
GGCGATGATGGCCGAGGACTCACCGGAGTCGTTGCGCAGCCGGGCCCAGTAGCAGCCGCCGGAGGACCCGGCGGTCTTGTAGCGGCCGGGCTTGATGTCCTCCCCGACGTGGTGGACGCCGTTGCCGAACTCGCTCGCCGGGCCAGGGGGCGGCGGGGGCGGCTCGGTGGTCGGCGGCGTGGTGGCAGTGGTCTGGGTGCGCAGGGACTTGGGGTCGCCGAGGGTCTTGGCACACGTGGTGAGCGAGCCCGCCCCGGTGCCGGTCGTGCTGTGCTCGACCACCCCGTCCACCACGATCCGGCAGGCCACCCGGTCGTGCGCCCCGGCACCACCGGTCACCCGGAGTTCCAGGAAGGTCAGCGAGGTCTTCGCCGAGCTGGGCAGCCACACCTGGCGGCGCCAGGTCCGCTCGGGTGCGCCGACCACCTCATGCGCGTAGTTCTCACTGGTGAACAGGTCCCGTGCGTCGAGCTCCACCTTGCCCGGCCCCGCCGTGGCGACCAGCTCGAAGGTGACGTTGTACCGAGCCGGGTCGCTCTGCCGGGCGGTGAGCGGGAGCTCCGGGAAACCCAGCTCGGTGGCAGGCGCCGAGGTGGGCTCGCCGGTCACCGGCGTGCAGCCGGTGAGCGCCAGGGCGAGCGCGGCACCGAGGGCGACGCGCCACGGTGTGCTGGTGCTGGACTGGGTCATGGCGGCTCCCTGCTCCGGTGCGGCGACTTGCCAGGGACGTCCGCGACTACGCCGTCCGCGTTAACGGCCGTGACCCAAACGGAGCCATCCCGCTCCCCGAACCGGAATGCGCCGCACCCCCGGTGAGTTGTCCCAGGCATGGCCGACAAGCGTGATCCGCTCCTGTTCCTGCTCCGCCACGGCGAGACCGAGTGGTCGGTGTCCGGGCAGCACACCGGGCGCACCGACATCCCCCTCACCGAGCGCGGGCGGGCGCAGGCCAAGGCGGCCGGGGCGACGTTGGCGGGCGAAGGGGTGGAGCGGCCGCTGGTGCTGGCCAGTCCCAGGCAGCGGGCGGTCGTGACGGCCGAGCTGGCCGGGCTCGGGGTGCCCTCGGAGGTGACCGAGGACCTCGGGGAGTGGGACTACGGCGACTACGAGGGGATCACCACGCCCCAGATCCGGGAGACCGTGCCCGGGTGGACGGTGTGGACGCATCCGATGCCCGGTGGGGAGTCCGCGGCGCAGGTGGCCGCGCGCGCCGACCGCGTGCTGGCCAAGGCCCGTGAGGGGCTGGTCGAGCGGGATGTGGTGCTGGTCGGGCACGGGCACTTCAGCCGGGTGCTGGTGGCCCGGTGGCTGGGGCTGCCCGCGGCGGCCGGGGTGCACTTCCAGTTGGGCACCGCGGGGGTGGCCGTGTTGGGATTCGAGCGGGGGGTGCCGCAGGTGGTGCGGCTGAACCTGCCCCCGGCAGTCTGAGCAGAGGAGAATCCCCTTGGCCGACCAGCGGATCCGACGGATCGAACCGTCCGATGTGGACG
Proteins encoded in this region:
- a CDS encoding acid phosphatase; the encoded protein is MADKRDPLLFLLRHGETEWSVSGQHTGRTDIPLTERGRAQAKAAGATLAGEGVERPLVLASPRQRAVVTAELAGLGVPSEVTEDLGEWDYGDYEGITTPQIRETVPGWTVWTHPMPGGESAAQVAARADRVLAKAREGLVERDVVLVGHGHFSRVLVARWLGLPAAAGVHFQLGTAGVAVLGFERGVPQVVRLNLPPAV